The Oncorhynchus tshawytscha isolate Ot180627B linkage group LG08, Otsh_v2.0, whole genome shotgun sequence genome window below encodes:
- the LOC112246854 gene encoding creatine kinase, testis isozyme-like: protein MPFGNTHNALKMKYASSEEYPDLSQHNNHMAKILTPAIYERLRSKQTPSGFTLDDVIQTGIDNPGHPFIMTVGCVAGDEETYEVFKELLDPIIEDRHGGYKPTDKHKTDLNPNNLKGGDDLDPNYVLSSRVRTGRSIRGFCLPPHCSRGERRGVEKMSVEALDSLSGDLKGKYYALKNMTDAEQQQLIDDHFLFDKPVSPLLLASGMARDWPDGRGIWHNDTKTFLVWVNEEDHLRVISMQKGGNMKEVFNRFCTGLTKIETLFKDKGTSFMWNEHLGYVLTCPSNLGTGLRAGVHVKIPNMSKHAKFEEVLKRLRLQKRGTGGVDTAAVGGTFDISNADRLGFSEVELVQMVVDGVKLLVDMEKKLEKGQSIDNIMPAQK from the exons ATGCCGTTCGGAAACACCCACAACGCGCTAAAGATGAAGTACGCTTCTAGTGAGGAGTACCCAGATCTCAGCCAGCACAATAATCATATGGCCAAGATCTTGACTCCTGCCATCTACGAGCGTCTGAGGAGCAAACAAACGCCCAGTGGTTTTACATTGGATGATGTCATTCAAACCGGGATTGATAACCCAG GCCATCCCTTCATCATGACTGTGGGATGTGTGGCTGGAGATGAGGAGACGTACGAGGTCTTCAAGGAGCTGCTGGATCCCATCATTGAGGACAGACATGGAGGATACAAGCCTACAGACAAGCACAagaccgacctcaacccaaacaACCTGAAG GGTGGAGATGACCTGGACCCCAACTACGTCCTTAGCTCCCGTGTCCGAACAGGAAGGAGCATCCGGGGGTTCTGTCTGCCCCCACACTGCAGCCGTGGAGAGCGAAGGGGCGTTGAGAAAATGTCTGTTGAAG CTCTGGACTCCCTGTCCGGTGACCTGAAGGGGAAGTACTACGCCCTGAAAAACATGACAGATGCCGAGCAGCAGCAGCTGATTGATGACCACTTCCTGTTTGATAAGCCAGTCTCTCCTCTGCTGCTGGCCTCTGGCATGGCCCGGGACTGGCCCGATGGCAGGGGGATCTG GCACAATGATACCAAGACCTTCCTGGTTTGGGTCAACGAGGAGGACCACCTGCGTGTCATCTCCATGCAGAAGGGTGGCAACATGAAGGAGGTGTTCAACCGTTTCTGTACTGGCCTCACAAAG ATTGAAACCCTGTTCAAGGATAAGGGCACTTCATTCATGTGGAACGAGCACTTAGGCTACGTGCTCACCTGCCCATCCAACCTGGGAACAGGGCTGCGTGCTGGAGTCCACGTCAAGATCCCCAACATGAGCAAGCACGCCAAATTCGAGGAGGTACTCAAGAGGCTAAGGCTTCAGAAACGTGGAACAG GTGGAGTGGACACCGCAGCCGTGGGTGGCACCTTCGACATCTCCAATGCCGATCGCCTGGGCTTCTCCGAGGTGGAGCTGGTGCAGATGGTTGTGGATGGAGTCAAGCTGCTGGTTGATATGGAGAAGAAGCTGGAGAAAGGCCAGTCTATCGACAACATCATGCCCGCCCAGAAGTGA
- the LOC112246855 gene encoding tRNA (adenine(58)-N(1))-methyltransferase catalytic subunit TRMT61A-like, which translates to MSFVEYSEFIQEGDVAIIFLGHDSMMPVKVQQGAQTQTRYGVIRHSKDLIGQRFGTKVTCSKGGWVYVLHPTPELWTLNLPHRTQILYTTDIANITMMLELKPGSVVCESGTGSGSLSHAILRTIAPTGHLHTVEFHQQRAEKAAEEFREHRVGHLVTVRNQDVCKEGFGVTGVADAVFLDIPSPWEAVKHAKNAMKRQGGRVCSFSPCIEQVQKTVEALADEGFQEISTLEVLLRVHDVRSITLPLPDFGSDQPLETPTDTPVPSNASVLCKTTTPPRDMAGHTGYLTFATKPSV; encoded by the exons ATGAGTTTTGTAGAGTATTCAGAGTTCATCCAGGAGGGCGACGTAGCAATTATCTTCCTGGGTCATGACTCCATGATGCCGGTCAAGGTGCAGCAGGGTGCCCAAACACAAACACGCTACGGAGTCATCCGCCACTCCAAAGACCTGATAGGCCAGCGCTTTGGCACCAAGGTCACCTGCAGCAAAGGTGGCTGGGTCTATGTGCTGCACCCCACTCCTGAATTGTGGACCCTCAACCTGCCCCACCGCACCCAGATCCTCTACACAACAGACATTGCCAACATCACCATGATGCTGGAGCTCAAGCCTGGCTCTGTTGTCTGTGAATCAG GCACGGGCAGTGGCTCTCTGTCCCACGCCATCCTGCGCACCATCGCTCCTACTGGTCATCTACACACTGTGGAGTTCCACCAGCAGCGTGCTGAGAAGGCGGCTGAGGAGTTCAGGGAGCACCGCGTAGGCCACCTGGTCACCGTCCGCAACCAGGACGTCTGCAAGGAGGGCTTTGGAGTGACGGGGGTTGCAGACGCTGTCTTCCTGGACATCCCCTCCCCCTGGGAGGCCGTCAAACATGCCAAGAATGCCATGAAGAGGCAGG ggggTCGTGTGTGCTCCTTCTCCCCGTGTATTGAGCAGGTGCAGAAGACTGTTGAGGCGCTGGCTGATGAGGGTTTCCAGGAGATCAGCACTCTAGAGGTTCTGCTAAGGGTGCATGACGTGCGCTCAATCACACTCCCCTTGCCGGACTTTGGGTCCGACCAGCCCTTGGAGACCCCGACTGACACCCCAGTCCCTAGCAATGCTTCTGTTCTCTGTAAGACAACCACGCCGCCCAGGGACATGGCAGGGCACACTGGCTACCTTACCTTCGCCACCAAACCctctgtgtag